Proteins encoded by one window of Sorex araneus isolate mSorAra2 chromosome 3, mSorAra2.pri, whole genome shotgun sequence:
- the TRAPPC6B gene encoding trafficking protein particle complex subunit 6B → MADEALFLLLHNEMVSGVYKSAEHGEVENGRCITKLENMGFRVGQGLIERFTKDTARFKDELDIMKFVCKDFWTTVFKKQIDNLRTNHQGIYVLQDNKFRLLTQMSAGKQYLEHASKYLAFTCGLIRGGLSNLGIKSIVTAEVSSMPACKFQVMIQKL, encoded by the exons ATGGCGGACGAGGCATTATTTTTGCTTCTCCATAACGAGATGGTGTCTGGCGTGTACAAGTCCGCGGAGCACGGGGAGGTG gaaaatggACGCTGTATTACTAAACTGGAAAACATGGGGTTTCGAGTTGGACAAGGATTGATAGAAAG GTTTACAAAAGATACTGCAAGATTCAAGGATGAGTTAGATATAATGAAGTTTGTTTGTAAAGATTTTTGGACTACAGTATTCAAGAAACAAATCGACAATCTTAGGACAAATCATCAG GGCATCTATGTGCTTCAAGATAACAAATTTCGTCTGCTTACTCAAATGTCTGcaggaaaacaatatttagaaCATGCTTCTAAG tattTAGCATTTACATGTGGCTTAATCAGAGGTGGCCTATCAAATTTGGGAATAAAAAGTATTGTAACAGCCGAAGTGTCTTCAATGCCTGCAT gtaAATTTCAGGTGATGATACAGAAGCTGTAA